In Phycisphaerae bacterium RAS2, the DNA window CTGGGAGGGCCTGTCCAACGCACTGCTGGAGGCAATGGCGTGCGAGCTGCCCGTGATTGGCACGCAGATCGGCGGCAACATCGACGCGATCGAGCATGACCGCAGCGGCCTGCTCGTGTTGCCCGATGATGCCGGCGCGCTTTCCGATGCAATGACAAGCCTGCTCACCAACCCCTCCAAAGCCGGCGCGATAGGCCCAGCCGCCCGCGTTCGCGTCAAGGAATGCTTTGAACAGCAAACCGCGATCGCCCGATATGCCGCCGGATACGATTCGCTTACACGAAAACTCCGCGCACGCCGCGCCGCCGACACGCCCACGATGAACATGTCAAACGATTCTGCGTTCGCTGCTTCGGAGGCGCATCCGTGACGACCCTGACCGCCCTGCGACCCGACCGCCCCACCGCGTCCGCCGGCCGACTCGGCGCCCTGTGGCGCTATCGCGAACTCATGGGCATGCTGGCCTGGCGCGACATCCGCGTGCGCTACAAGCACTCGCTGCTCGGTGCGGCCTGGGCCGTGCTTCCGCCCGTCCTGATGATGGGTATTTTTACATTCGTCTTTGGTACCGTCTCGGCCATCGACCCGCGCGGCCTCACCGGCCACGCCGGCCTGCCCTATTCCCTTTTCGCCCTCGCAGGCCTCGTCCCGTGGACTTTCTTCGCCAACGCCCTGACCGCGGCCACCGGTTCGCTTGTTGTCAACCGCCAACTCGTTACAAAAATCTACTTCCCGCGTGAAGTCTTCCCCCTCGCCGCGATTTTGAGCGCCGCCGTCGATTTCCTCATCGCGCTGGCCGTGCTCGGCGCGTACGCCGCCTACCTGCACCTGACCGGTGCGTGGCAACTCACCTTCTCCGCCGCAATGCTGGCCCTGCCCCTTGTCCTGCTCGTGATGCTCTGCTTCATGGTCGGCCTTGCCCTGCTGCTCGCCATGGCCAATCTCTTCTTCCGCGACGTGGCGTTTCTCTTCCGCTCCGTCATTCAGCTCTGGATGTTCGTCACCTGCGTCGTCTATCAGCTCGACGCGACGGCCGGCTGGAAACGCGCCGTCATCCAGCTCAATCCCATGACGCCGATCATCCGCGGCCTGCGCGATTGCCTGCTCATGGGCCGCTGGCCGTTTGACGCCCCTTTCGCCCTCGCCGCCACGATCAGCCTTGCCACGCTCGCCGTCGGCTGGACCTGGTTCGGCCGCCGCGAGGCCCGGTTCGCCGAGTGCATTTGAAAACCGCCCGAGGTCTTTCGGTTGACTCCCTAACTTTTACCTAATATACTTCGCCGCCATGGCTCTACGGCGCGTATCCAATCCACAGAATCCGTTTATCTCCGAGGCGCGGGAATGGCTCGAATGCGAGCCGCCCGATACAAAGATCGAGGTCTACGAGGAACACGCCAAATCGATCCTCTCCGAGAACGACAGCCCCGACATCCCCTTCCGCTGGTCGATCAATCCCTACCGCGGCTGCCACCACGCCTGCGCGTACTGCTACGCGCGGCCGACGCATGAGTACCTCGGTTACGGCGCGGGGACGGACTTCGACACGAAGATCGTCGCGAAGGTGAACGCGGCCGAACTGCTTCGCAAGGCGTTCGAGAAAAAAAGCTGGCAGAGCGAGTCGATCTGCTTCTCCGGGGTGACCGACTGCTACCAGCCGCAGGAGGCGGTTTACAAGCTCACGCGCGGCTGTCTCGAAGTCTGCCTCGCCCATCGCAATCCGGTGTCGATCATCACCAAGGGCTATCTCGTCATCCGGGATATCGATTTGCTGGCGGAACTCAATCGGGTCGCCGGCGCGAGAGTCTACATCAGTCTTGCGTTCGCCGATGACGCGACGGCGCGGCTGATTGAGCCGGGCGCTCCGCCTCCTTCTCGCCGCCTGGAAGCGATCCGGCAATTGAAGGCGGCGGGACTGCGCGTCGGCGTCATGTGCGCGCCGATCATCCCCGGGTTAAACGACACGGAGATGCCCGAATTGCTGCGGCTGGCGGCGGAGGCGGGCGCGAAGTCGGCGGGGTACACGGCCCTGCATCTGCCCGGCAATGCCGCGGCGGTCTTCCTGGAGCGGATCAAGGCCGCGTTGCCGCTGCGCGCCGAGCGCATCGAAAACCGCGTTCGAGAAATGCGAAACGGGGCCTTGAACGACTCACGCTTTGGCAATCGCATGCGCGGCGAAGGCAATTACTGGCACGGGATCCGGCAATTGTTCAACGTCTGCGCGGTGAAGTACGGCCTGCGATCCGCGCATCGAACGACCCGTTCGACCGCGGCGACCAAGCAGGATCCTTCGGCTGACCTGTTCACCGCCTTGCCCGCGCCGATCGTCAAGCCCACAATCGCCGGCCGCACGATACAATTGCGGCTGTTTGATGAATGACCCCAACCTCGCCGTGCATCGGGAATCCCGCCCATGTCCTATTCCGAATTGATCGCCGTGGTAAAAGAAGCCAACATCCTGTCCTCCATCGAGGGGCTGCTCGACTGGGACAGCGAGACCGTCATGCCCGAGAAGGGCCTGGCTGCGCGAGCCGAGCAGCTTTCGCTGATGGCCGCGCTGGCGCACGCGCGGCGGACCGATCCGCGCGTCGGCGATTGGCTCGGCCAATTGGAAGGCAAAGCGGCGGACGAATCGCAGGCCGCGAACCTGCGGGAGATTCGCCGCGGCTACGATCGCGCGGTGAAGATTCCCGCCGAGCTGGTTCGCAAAATCGCGCACGCTTCGACGCTCGCGAAAGACGCCTGGGGCAAGGCCCGCGCCGAGAAGAATTTCCACGCCTTCGCCCCGCACCTCTCCACCCTGCTGGACCTCAAGCGGCAGGTCGCCGGCGCGATCGGCTACGCCGCCGAGCCGTACGACGCGTTGCTGGACGAATACGAGCCGGGCATGACCACGGCGCAGGTGGCGGATGTGTTCGGCGCGCTGCGCGGCCCGCTCGCCGATTTCGTCAAGCGTCTGCAAAACGCGCCAAAGCGGCCGGACCCGGCTGTGCTGCACCGCCGATTCGACCGCGCGGCCCAGGAGAGATTCGCCCGCCGGATGGCCGAGGTGGTCGGGTTTGACTTCGCGGCCGGTCGGCTGGATGTCTCCAAGCACCCATTCTGCTCGGGAAGCTTTCCCGGCGATATCCGATTGACGACGCGGTACTACGAGGACTTTTTCTCGCCCAGCGTCTTCGGCGTGTTGCACGAATCGGGCCACGGGCTTTACGAACAAGGCTTGCCCGTGGAACACGCCTTCACGCCGCTGGGCCAACCCGTCAGTCTCGGCATTCACGAGTCGCAATCGCGGATGTGGGAGAACTTCGTCGGCCGCAGCCGGGCATTCTGGGAGAAATTCTACCCCGAAGCACAGGCCGCGTTCGCCGATTCGCTGCGCGACGTCAGCCTGGATCAGTTTCACGCGGCGATCAACGTCGTGCAGCCGTCGTTTATCCGCGTCGAAGCCGACGAGGTGACGTACAACCTGCACATCATCGTTCGGTTCGAGATGGAGCGGGGGCTGGTCAGCGGGAAGCTCGCGGTGAAAGACGTCCCGGAAGCGTGGAACGCACGCATGAAGGAGTTCCTCGGCATCACGCCGCCTGACGATGCGCAGGGCTGCTTGCAGGACATCCACTGGTCCATGGGCGCATTCGGATACTTCCCGACCTATGCGCTGGGCAATCTCTACGCCGCGCAGCTTTTCGACGCCGCGAAGAAGGCCATCCCCGACCTGGACGGCAACATCCGCGCGGGCCGGCTGCGCCCGCTGCTCGACTGGCTGCGCGAGAACATTCATCGGCACGGCCAGCGCTATCGCGCGGCCGACCTCGTGCAGCGTGTCACCGGCAAGCCGCCGTCGATCGAGCCGTTTCTTGCGTACGTGCGTGAAAAGTTCTCCCCTGTTTATGGACTGTGAACACCATGGACCTCAAAGCCGCCCTGTTGCAGAACATCGACAAGCGATTCCAGCAATTCCGCGAAGCGTTCGGCCGGTTCGACGATGCGTCGGCCGAGCGCGAGATGGTCGGCCCGAAGTGGAACGTGCGCGACCTCGCGGGGCATCTGGCGCATTGGACGGCCGAAGGCGCGGCGCAGATTCCCGCGCTGGCGGCCGGCAAACCCATGCCCGACTACGACCTCGAAAAGGTGAACGACGAGGTGTATCGCAGGAATCGACGCATGTCGTTCGTGATGTTGCTGCCGCAGATGCGCGCGGCCGAGGAGCGGTTTCTCGCGGCGGTGAAGACCGTGCCCGACGCCCTGCTCATTGATTCGCCGGTGCGCGAGTGGATCGGATTCACCGGCGCGGGGCACTATGAGAAGCACTGGGAGGGATTGAAGGCGGCGGTGGCGAGAGTGAAGTAAAGAGGAATGGTGACGGCAAGAATCACGGCGCGGCGGGCGATACGTCCTCCCCGAACTTGCCTCCGAGCGACTTCAAATATGATTCCAGCGTCGACGTGTAGCCGAATACGAATCGCGCCAGGCATCGGAAGATTGGATTGTAAATCTCGCCTTCTTCCGTGATCGTCACGCGGCACCCGTCCGCCGTCTCTTCGATGTCGAAAATCCATCTCCCACCGAACGGCAGGCTCTCGTCGGCGATGCGCGTCACCAGTCTCGTGGGTCGCGCGGTTTCCACCCGTTCCAATGTCATCGGCCCATTGCTACCGTCCTCCGTCCAGACGGGCCGGTCGTCGCGGTTCGGCTGCCGCGTGACGGATTTGAGGTCCTTCCGCCAGCTCGCGGACTGCTCGAAATCCGCGATCACGTCCCAAACGGCGTCGGGCTTCTGTCTCAATGCGATTCGTCGAGCCGCGACGTGCCCCTGCGGCAGCAACAACCCGACCCCCGCGATCAGAAGCACCAGCCCTGCCAGCCCGCCCGCGCCAACGAGTATCCATTGCCACATCGGACGCCTCTTCTTGTTCGCTGACGTCGCCGCCATGCCCCGGACCTCGCTTGCCTCACCGAGTTGTCGCGTCGTCCTGACCCGAACCAGTGTACCGCCCAACTGTGTAGATTGCATTGGCCTTTGATACTTGCCCGCGCGTGCGATTCCGACGTTACAATCCCCGGTTCAACCGCGTCGGCGTCGCTCGTGTTCGGCACGCCGCGAATCATGGACAGGTGTCGTCATGCTCGGCGAACTGCTGCGACCGGAAATCGAGGAGATGCTCGCCGCCCGGCACTTCGCCGGACTGCGCGAGGCCCTCGCCGATCTGCCCGCGGCCGACATCGCCGATCTCTTCGCCGATCTGCCGTCCGAACAGGTCGCCGTGCTTTTCCGCATTCTCCCGCGCGCCCAGGCGACGGACGTCTTCGAGTACCTGCCGGTCGACGTGCAGGAGAGCGCGCTCCGCGCCATGGGTCAGGAGGACGTCGCCGCCGTCCTGAACGAAATGGACCCGGACGACCGCACCGCCCTTCTTGAAGAGATGCCCGGCGAGGCAGCCCAGCGGCTCATCAACCTGCTCTCACCCGACGAGCGGCGCATCGCGTCCAAGCTTCTCGGCTATCCCGAAGAATCCATCGGCCGGCGAATGACGCCCGACTACGTCGCCGTGCGCGAAGACTGGACGAT includes these proteins:
- a CDS encoding hypothetical protein (Mycothiol maleylpyruvate isomerase N-terminal domain), whose amino-acid sequence is MDLKAALLQNIDKRFQQFREAFGRFDDASAEREMVGPKWNVRDLAGHLAHWTAEGAAQIPALAAGKPMPDYDLEKVNDEVYRRNRRMSFVMLLPQMRAAEERFLAAVKTVPDALLIDSPVREWIGFTGAGHYEKHWEGLKAAVARVK
- a CDS encoding Polyketide cyclase / dehydrase and lipid transport encodes the protein MAATSANKKRRPMWQWILVGAGGLAGLVLLIAGVGLLLPQGHVAARRIALRQKPDAVWDVIADFEQSASWRKDLKSVTRQPNRDDRPVWTEDGSNGPMTLERVETARPTRLVTRIADESLPFGGRWIFDIEETADGCRVTITEEGEIYNPIFRCLARFVFGYTSTLESYLKSLGGKFGEDVSPAAP
- a CDS encoding Radical SAM superfamily protein, giving the protein MALRRVSNPQNPFISEAREWLECEPPDTKIEVYEEHAKSILSENDSPDIPFRWSINPYRGCHHACAYCYARPTHEYLGYGAGTDFDTKIVAKVNAAELLRKAFEKKSWQSESICFSGVTDCYQPQEAVYKLTRGCLEVCLAHRNPVSIITKGYLVIRDIDLLAELNRVAGARVYISLAFADDATARLIEPGAPPPSRRLEAIRQLKAAGLRVGVMCAPIIPGLNDTEMPELLRLAAEAGAKSAGYTALHLPGNAAAVFLERIKAALPLRAERIENRVREMRNGALNDSRFGNRMRGEGNYWHGIRQLFNVCAVKYGLRSAHRTTRSTAATKQDPSADLFTALPAPIVKPTIAGRTIQLRLFDE
- the tagG_2 gene encoding Teichoic acid translocation permease protein TagG, producing the protein MTTLTALRPDRPTASAGRLGALWRYRELMGMLAWRDIRVRYKHSLLGAAWAVLPPVLMMGIFTFVFGTVSAIDPRGLTGHAGLPYSLFALAGLVPWTFFANALTAATGSLVVNRQLVTKIYFPREVFPLAAILSAAVDFLIALAVLGAYAAYLHLTGAWQLTFSAAMLALPLVLLVMLCFMVGLALLLAMANLFFRDVAFLFRSVIQLWMFVTCVVYQLDATAGWKRAVIQLNPMTPIIRGLRDCLLMGRWPFDAPFALAATISLATLAVGWTWFGRREARFAECI
- a CDS encoding Thermostable carboxypeptidase 1, which encodes MSYSELIAVVKEANILSSIEGLLDWDSETVMPEKGLAARAEQLSLMAALAHARRTDPRVGDWLGQLEGKAADESQAANLREIRRGYDRAVKIPAELVRKIAHASTLAKDAWGKARAEKNFHAFAPHLSTLLDLKRQVAGAIGYAAEPYDALLDEYEPGMTTAQVADVFGALRGPLADFVKRLQNAPKRPDPAVLHRRFDRAAQERFARRMAEVVGFDFAAGRLDVSKHPFCSGSFPGDIRLTTRYYEDFFSPSVFGVLHESGHGLYEQGLPVEHAFTPLGQPVSLGIHESQSRMWENFVGRSRAFWEKFYPEAQAAFADSLRDVSLDQFHAAINVVQPSFIRVEADEVTYNLHIIVRFEMERGLVSGKLAVKDVPEAWNARMKEFLGITPPDDAQGCLQDIHWSMGAFGYFPTYALGNLYAAQLFDAAKKAIPDLDGNIRAGRLRPLLDWLRENIHRHGQRYRAADLVQRVTGKPPSIEPFLAYVREKFSPVYGL